A region of Daphnia carinata strain CSIRO-1 chromosome 10, CSIRO_AGI_Dcar_HiC_V3, whole genome shotgun sequence DNA encodes the following proteins:
- the LOC130701081 gene encoding carbonic anhydrase 2-like — MSSRHSTLRRDVFVVASILSLMVTGILASGGSHHWAYSGEDDPAHWYNFYDLCNGNKQSPIDIVPSSAKPQNFLPIHLGNYDTSGKALTVINNGHTVLLSLPKNYADYRMPFVRDGGLTNQFIFAQVHFHWGAEGVRGSEHTVDNKHYAAELHFVHYNKKYGSLGNATSHPDGLAVLGVFVEESEEDNPAFEPITSVLDHVVHEGNEWQLNDTLSLRDLMPASTSKFYRYMGSLTTPGCQEIVVWTVFADPITASEDQLAEFRQLISEDGDPLVNNYRPAQPLNGRTVHVRSASTKMAASLAAFLVPIVAFLAL, encoded by the exons ATGTCTTCCCGTCATTCAACGTTACGTAGAGACGTCTTCGTCGTCGCTTCCATCTTGAGTTTAATGGTGACTG gTATCCTGGCGAGTGGCGGTTCACATCATTGGGCTTATTCCGGCGAGGATG ATCCAGCGCATTGGTATAATTTCTACGATTTGTGCAACGGGAATAAACAATCGCCAATCGACATCGTTCCATCTTCGGCCAAGCCTCAAAATTTCCTGCCCATCCATCTCGGCAATTACGACACAAGTGGCAAAGCATTGACGGTGATCAATAACGGACACACGG TACTGCTGAGTTTGCCGAAGAATTACGCCGATTATCGAATGCCGTTCGTCAGGGATGGCGGTCTGACTAATCAATTCATCTTCGCTCAGGTGCACTTCCATTGGGGCGCCGAAGGCGTCCGTGGCAGCGAACACACCGTCGATAACAAACA TTACGCTGCTGAATTGCACTTTGTCCACTACAATAAAAAGTACGGTAGTTTGGGCAACGCCACATCGCATCCAGATGGCTTGGCTGTCCTCGGAGTCTTCGTcgag GAGTCCGAAGAGGATAATCCGGCTTTCGAGCCCATCACGTCAGTGCTGGATCACGTGGTACATGAAGGCAACGAATGGCAATTGAACGACACTCTCTCATTGCGTGACCTTATGCCGGCCTCGACTTCCAAGTTTTATCGCTACATGGGCTCTCTGACTACACCCGGCTGCCAAGAGATCGTCGTGTGGACGGTTTTTGCCGATCCCATCACGGCCTCCGAAGACCAG TTGGCCGAGTTCCGACAGTTGATCAGTGAAGACGGAGACCCTCTAGTCAACAACTATCGACCGGCGCAGCCACTGAATGGGCGTACCGTTCACGTCCGATCCGCTTCCACCAAGATGGCCGCCTCGTTGGCCGCCTTCCTTGTGCCCATTGTTGCATTTCTGGCGCTGTAG
- the LOC130701044 gene encoding glycosylphosphatidylinositol anchor attachment 1 protein-like: MGLLSNPSDKQLSPLVLKFIAKQKALSFLLYVGSIVWLACLAYRQFNAGTYFSENALLPGLVHSNFKEDFLARQYLAALKGEAERYPNGMPHAFIAAQFKQLGLDTYTHNFSVTYPLDQNEIYSGKNVYGILRASRGASTECLVMSVPYRPPNSVLTGTNAGIAIMLSLAASFRAASYWARDIIFLVTEHEQLGVEAWLEAYHYTSSSSNAIHFGQLDARAGAIQAAINLELPYEKISHIDVRMEGLNGQLPNLDLVNLVHRLFQQERFTTTLKEKEDHPDPFSMEGWIYSASSLLSLMVSQATGVPTGNHGLFHRFGIEALTVAASYKKGWHGSNFLFIGRAIEGIMRSLNNLQERFHQSFFFYLLPATNRYISIGVYMPPFGLMIGAMLLQAVALYISRKEKPNENESWNFLNLGSFLLYSTICGLIFHSAPEKLTGFNRYMALGLSTEDVVFGGFCILSIVHCMLTSTFGTRTLCTQRLSAKCVQCAILLLTSTLMYAVAMGNVSLAVLTCLVISPVFSIAKAVSQRFFQYCRRLLLILVHPLCLLFIATFIDTYRVFPEEINQPWKLLGKTHSAAQRALVYAVTDGMFYGNWLFLAGTTLYLPLWSLAWANMSNSSN; the protein is encoded by the exons ATGGGTTTACTGAGCAATCCATCAGATAAGCAACTTTCTCCATTAGTGCTAAAATTTATCGCAAAGCAAAAGGCGCTATCTTTCTTGCTTTATGTAGGAAGTATAGTTTGGCTTGCGTGTCTTGCCTATCGTCAGTTTAATGCCG GAACTTACTTCTCGGAAAACGCTTTGTTACCTGGTCTTgtacattcaaatttcaaagaagATTTTCTTGCCCGCCAGTATTTAGCTGCTTTGAAA GGAGAAGCAGAAAGATATCCTAATGGTATGCCTCATGCATTCATTGCTGCCCAGTTCAAACAGCTTGGATTAGATACTTACACCCACAACTTCTCTGTTACATATCCATTAGATCAAAATGAG ATCTATTCaggtaaaaatgtttatgGAATTTTAAGAGCCTCGAGAGGCGCTAGTACAGAATGCCTCGTCATGTCAGTTCCATACCGACCTCCCAACTCAGTGTTAACTGGAACTAATGCTGGAATTGCTATTATGCTTTCCCTGGCGGCTTCGTTCCGag ctGCATCGTACTGGGCACGAGATATAATATTTCTTGTTACCGAACATGAGCAACTTGGGGTGGAAGCATGGCTAGAAGCGTACCATTATACGTCTTCCAGCTCCAATGCAATCCATTTCGGACAGCTCGATGCCCGTGCTGGCGCGATACAA GCAGCAATTAATCTGGAGTTGCCCTATGAAAAAATATCTCATATTGATGTGCGAATGGAAGGTCTTAATGGGCAACTGCCAAATTTAGATCTCGTGAACCTTGTCCACAGATTGTTCCAACAAGAAAGATTTACCACTacgttgaaagagaaa GAGGACCATCCCGACCCTTTTAGTATGGAGGGTTGGATATATTCTGCTTCGTCGTTATTGTCACTGATGGTCTCTCAAGCCACTGGAGTACCCACAGGAAACCACGGACTCTTCCACAG GTTTGGAATCGAAGCCTTGACAGTTGCAGCGTCTTACAAGAAAGGATGGCATGGATCgaattttctctttattgGAAG AGCAATTGAAGGCATTATGAGGAGTCTGAACAACCTACAAGAGCGATTTCACCAAtcattcttcttctatttattACCTGCTACGAACCGCTACATTTCTATTG GTGTATACATGCCGCCATTTGGTCTTATGATTGGTGCAATGTTGCTGCAAGCCGTTGCACTTTATATttctcgaaaagaaaaaccgaaCGAAAATGAAAGTTGGAACTTCCTCAATCTAggatcatttcttttatacAGCACAATCTGTGGACTGATTTTTCACTCTGCCCCTGAGAAGCTTACCGGATTTAATCGGTATATGGCATTAGGGCTTAGTACTGAAGACGTTGTTTTTGGAGGATTTTGTATACTTAGCATAGTTCATTGCATGCTAACTTCAACGTTTGGTACAAG GACACTGTGTACTCAACGTTTGTCGGCCAAATGTGTGCAGTGCGCTATTCTTTTACTGACATCCACGTTGATGTATGCAGTTGCAATGGGTAATGTTTCCCTTGCCGTTCTCACCTGCTTAGTAATCAGCCCGGTTTTTTCAATCGCAAAGGCAGTTTCCCAAAG GTTTTTTCAGTATTGTCGCCGTCTTCTACTAATTTTAGTACACCCACTTTGTTTGCTATTTATCGCAACATTTATCGACACATACAGAGTATTTCCGGAAGAAATTAATCAACCATGGAAACTTTTGGGGAAAACGCATAGTGCTGCTCAGCGTGCCCTGGTTTACGCAGTAACTGATGGAATGTTTTACGGAAACTGGCTTTTTTTGGCTGGAACAACTCTTTATCTGCCGCTGTGGTCCCTGGCATGGGCGAACATGAGTAATTCGtcaaattaa
- the LOC130701040 gene encoding 1-phosphatidylinositol 4,5-bisphosphate phosphodiesterase delta-4-like isoform X2 → MEVNQMIDASDLVKGVRGRCTSMESVIATLSKGCQFWKVRSDRGWYLRRFWLDVDRLCLLYVPSQKPFWSTSPTHVDLTGITDVRRWKSAFYQHIEKGGHSKRRLDFALTNELCFTVVFGQHEYNLIALDEETAEFWLTNLKKLVCIVRAAQHENQYWMWLTRQFRKADKDKTGALSFVQVQDLLERMNVKLSRKYAKELFNEANVNKNKQNGKQVLDCREFVQFFRVLTKRKELDEIFERYATTDSAAMTAEELRAFLSQEQFIDVDYEQANALISKHEVSTAKEEGLLTIAGFTALMKSFGIAIEEHSTVFQDMNQPLTSYYIASSHNTYLKGNQLTSKSSVQAYINALEQGCRCVELDLWDGPAGDPVIYHGRTLTSELKLIDVLNEAVKPYAFKTSPYPLILSLECHLSNKQTKRLAFLLKDVLGDMLYTTPVDDSMKILPSPEALKNKIIIKAKKPSGTSDCEPEENYSSDDDDERNSSDNDNSDDAPFQTKPPNKTVSVTTSATDLVQKYGAEQSYSSNTAHISEDIPVTDGTKEIEMPSQIMGHALSNTRKESYQDLVETRDTEESSCLSDLINICEGKKFSGFHQNLTTSRCYHVSSLSEKKAKKLIRGERSAVIQHTNNQLVRIYPKGSRTDSSNYDPAQFWSSGCQIVALNYQTGGLFKTINNEFFQFNGNCGYVLKPAILRNPETTETSGAAEVRNKIVRLQIITGQNLPKTEKNVIDPYVTIQIMGHPADQYKFKTKRVENNGFNPCWKETAEFRLTVPELDILVIAVMDKDTMTDNDLVGVGVFPVKSLKSGYGHICLMCPEGNIMPCATLFVHVSIHEETPVK, encoded by the exons ATGGAAGTGAACCAAATGATTGATGCATCTGATCTCGTTAAAG GTGTGAGAGGCCGTTGCACTTCTATGGAAAGTGTTATTGCGACCTTGTCGAAAGGTTGTCAGTTTTGGAAAGTTCGGTCAGACAGAGGTTGGTACCTGCGGCGGTTTTGGCTGGATGTCGACCGCCTGTGTCTTCTTTATGTTCCTTCACAAAAACCGTTCTGGAGTACCTCACCGACTCACG tcGATTTGACGGGAATCACGGATGTGCGACGTTGGAAATCCGCTTTTTATCAACATATTGAGAAAGGAGGACATTCAAAAAGGCGTTTAGATTTTGCACTGACCAATGAATTGTGCTTCACGGTCGTATTTGGCCAGCATGAATATAACCTGATTGCGCTGGACGAAGAAACCGCCGAGTTTTGGTTGACCAATCTGAAGAAACTTGTTTGCATTGTTCGCGCTGCCCAGCACGAAAATCAATATTGGAT gTGGTTGACGCGGCAGTTTAGAAAAGCTGATAAGGACAAAACAGGCGCTTTGAGCTTCGTACAAGTGCAAGATTTACTTGAGCGAATGAATGTTAAACTTAGTCGGAAATATGCCAAGGAGCTATTCAat GAGGCCAATGTAAATAAGAACAagcaaaatggaaaacaagtaCTGGACTGCCGGGAGTTTGTGCAATTTTTTCGCGTcctcacaaaaagaaaagaactggATGAAATTTTTGAGAG ATATGCCACAACGGATTCAGCAGCAATGACCGCCGAGGAGTTGAGGGCTTTTCTTTCTCAAGAACAATTTATAGATGTTGATTATGAGCAAGCCAACGCTTTGATTTCCAAGCATGAGGTCTCTACGGCCAAGGAAGAAGGATTACTCACCATTGCTG GTTTCACGGCATTAATGAAGTCGTTTGGCATCGCCATTGAAGAACATAGCACTGTATTTCAAGATATGAATCAGCCTTTAACTTCATATTACATTGCATCGTCTCATAACAC atATTTGAAAGGAAACCAACTTACTAGTAAGAGCAGCGTACAGGCGTACATCAATGCATTAGAGCAAGGCTGTCGCTGCGTTGAAC TGGATCTATGGGATGGACCGGCCGGAGATCCAGTTATCTACCACGGACGCACTCTAACGTCTGAGTTAAAACTGATCGATGTACTAAATGAAGCAGTAAAGCCATACGCTTTTAAAACATCGCCGTACCCTCTGATCCTGTCACTGGAATGCCATCTTTCAAACAAACAGACAAAGAGATTAGCTTTCTTGCTTAAGGACGTTCTCGGAG ATATGCTGTATACCACGCCTGTTGATGATTCAATGAAAATACTTCCTTCTCCTGaagcattgaaaaataaaatcattattaAGGCGAAAAAACCATCTGGAACAAGTGACTGTGAACCTGAAGAAAATTATAGCAGCGATGACGATGATGAGAGAAATTCGAGTGACAACGACAACTCGGATGATGCACCTTTTCAGACAAAACCACCAAACAAAACTGTTTCAGTTACAACTTCAGCAACTGATCTTGTGCAAAAATATGGGGCAGAGCAAAGCTATTCATCGAATACCGCACACATTTCCGAAGACATCCCAGTCACTGatggaacaaaagaaattgaaatgccGAGTCAAATAATGGGGCATGCCTTGTCAAATACTAGAAAAGAATCATATCAAGATTTAGTTGAAACAAGGGACACT GAGGAGAGTTCCTGCCTTTCAGATCTTATAAACATTTGCGAAGGGAAAAAATTTTCTGGTTTTCATCAAAATCTAACAACTA GCCGATGCTACCATGTTTCGTCgctttcagaaaaaaaagccaaaaagctGATTCGTGGCGAGAGATCGGCTGTTATACAGCATACTAATAATCAGCTGGTGAGAATTTACCCGAAAGGTTCAAGAACTGACTCGAGCAACTATGATCCTGCGCAGTTTTGGAGTTCGGGCTGTCAAATTG TTGCCCTGAATTACCAAACCGGtggactttttaaaactatcAACAACGAATTTTTCCAGTTCAACGGAAACTGTGGATATGTACTTAAACCAGCCATTCTACGTAACCCAGAAACAACTGAAACTTCCGGAGCAGCTGAAGT GCGAAATAAAATTGTTCGCCTTCAAATCATAACGGGGCAAAATCTTcctaaaactgaaaaaaacgTTATTGATCCCTATGTTACAATTCAAATTATGGGTCATCCTGCGGACCAATATAAGTTTAAAACTAAACGTGTAGAAAACAATG GTTTTAATCCTTGCTGGAAGGAGACGGCTGAGTTTCGATTAACTGTACCAGAATTGGATATACTCGTTATCGCGGTAATGGACAAAGACACAATGACGGATAATGATTTAGTTGGTGTCGGAGTCTTTCCGGTAAAAAGTTTGAAATCag GATATGGACATATTTGTCTAATGTGTCCGGAAGGAAATATTATGCCGTGCGCAACCTTATTCGTCCATGTATCGATTCACGAAGAAACACCTGTGAAATAA
- the LOC130701061 gene encoding sesquipedalian-1-like: MLSFSLGTNMKVNEKNLIAIANAPNLVVDKEGWLNKKGENSKGFQKRWFVLKGNLLYYFEKRTDKEPAGVVIVEGCTVELSEDDEAYSFNITFHGNGDRTFILSAETQESMEEWMKAITCASYDYMKVMVAELQKQVDELTELERLRKLGFNSVIDGSTLPPVVPSRHRHNPFNLVEREANINVATRKVNKKQNFSSIHNEYGQQIIRERDVWKKDKKSKETSGTSIISEDVLVVL; this comes from the exons atgctttcattttctttaggaACTAATATGAAAGTAAATGAGAAGAACCTGATTGCTATCGCCAATGCACCAAATTTGGTTGTCGACAAGGAAGGCTGGCtcaataaaaaaggggaaaacagtAAGGGTTTCCAAAAGCGTTGGTTTGTTCTGAAAGGAAATCTTCTatattattttgaaaagagaacTGACAAAGAGCCAGCTGGGGTGGTTATAGTTGAAGGATGTACAGTAG AATTGTCAGAAGATGATGAAGCATACAGTTTCAATATTACATTTCATGGAAATGGAGATCgaacatttattttaagtGCTGAAACTCAAGAATCCATGGAAGAATGGATGAAAGCAATCACTTGTGCTAGCTACGACTATATGAAAGTGATGGTTGCTGAGCTACAAAAACAAGTGGATGAACTAACAG AGCTTGAACGGTTACGGAAACTTGGATTCAACAGTGTGATCGATGGATCTACATTACCCCCTGTTGTACCTTCCAGACACCGTCACAACCCTTTTAACTTAGTAGAAAGAGAGGCCAATATTAATGTTGCAACCCggaaagtaaacaaaaagcaaaacttTTCTTCCATTCACAATGAGTATGGGCAACAAATAATTAGAGAAAGAGATGTTTGGAAGAAAGATAAGAAATCCAAAGAAACTAGTGGAACCAGCATAATTAGTGAAGATGTCTTGGTTGTTTTATAA
- the LOC130701040 gene encoding 1-phosphatidylinositol 4,5-bisphosphate phosphodiesterase delta-4-like isoform X1 encodes MEVNQMIDASDLVKGVRGRCTSMESVIATLSKGCQFWKVRSDRGWYLRRFWLDVDRLCLLYVPSQKPFWSTSPTHVDLTGITDVRRWKSAFYQHIEKGGHSKRRLDFALTNELCFTVVFGQHEYNLIALDEETAEFWLTNLKKLVCIVRAAQHENQYWMWLTRQFRKADKDKTGALSFVQVQDLLERMNVKLSRKYAKELFNEANVNKNKQNGKQVLDCREFVQFFRVLTKRKELDEIFERYATTDSAAMTAEELRAFLSQEQFIDVDYEQANALISKHEVSTAKEEGLLTIAGFTALMKSFGIAIEEHSTVFQDMNQPLTSYYIASSHNTYLKGNQLTSKSSVQAYINALEQGCRCVELDLWDGPAGDPVIYHGRTLTSELKLIDVLNEAVKPYAFKTSPYPLILSLECHLSNKQTKRLAFLLKDVLGDMLYTTPVDDSMKILPSPEALKNKIIIKAKKPSGTSDCEPEENYSSDDDDERNSSDNDNSDDAPFQTKPPNKTVSVTTSATDLVQKYGAEQSYSSNTAHISEDIPVTDGTKEIEMPSQIMGHALSNTRKESYQDLVETRDTEESSCLSDLINICEGKKFSGFHQNLTTSRCYHVSSLSEKKAKKLIRGERSAVIQHTNNQLVRIYPKGSRTDSSNYDPAQFWSSGCQIVALNYQTGGLFKTINNEFFQFNGNCGYVLKPAILRNPETTETSGAAEVRRNKIVRLQIITGQNLPKTEKNVIDPYVTIQIMGHPADQYKFKTKRVENNGFNPCWKETAEFRLTVPELDILVIAVMDKDTMTDNDLVGVGVFPVKSLKSGYGHICLMCPEGNIMPCATLFVHVSIHEETPVK; translated from the exons ATGGAAGTGAACCAAATGATTGATGCATCTGATCTCGTTAAAG GTGTGAGAGGCCGTTGCACTTCTATGGAAAGTGTTATTGCGACCTTGTCGAAAGGTTGTCAGTTTTGGAAAGTTCGGTCAGACAGAGGTTGGTACCTGCGGCGGTTTTGGCTGGATGTCGACCGCCTGTGTCTTCTTTATGTTCCTTCACAAAAACCGTTCTGGAGTACCTCACCGACTCACG tcGATTTGACGGGAATCACGGATGTGCGACGTTGGAAATCCGCTTTTTATCAACATATTGAGAAAGGAGGACATTCAAAAAGGCGTTTAGATTTTGCACTGACCAATGAATTGTGCTTCACGGTCGTATTTGGCCAGCATGAATATAACCTGATTGCGCTGGACGAAGAAACCGCCGAGTTTTGGTTGACCAATCTGAAGAAACTTGTTTGCATTGTTCGCGCTGCCCAGCACGAAAATCAATATTGGAT gTGGTTGACGCGGCAGTTTAGAAAAGCTGATAAGGACAAAACAGGCGCTTTGAGCTTCGTACAAGTGCAAGATTTACTTGAGCGAATGAATGTTAAACTTAGTCGGAAATATGCCAAGGAGCTATTCAat GAGGCCAATGTAAATAAGAACAagcaaaatggaaaacaagtaCTGGACTGCCGGGAGTTTGTGCAATTTTTTCGCGTcctcacaaaaagaaaagaactggATGAAATTTTTGAGAG ATATGCCACAACGGATTCAGCAGCAATGACCGCCGAGGAGTTGAGGGCTTTTCTTTCTCAAGAACAATTTATAGATGTTGATTATGAGCAAGCCAACGCTTTGATTTCCAAGCATGAGGTCTCTACGGCCAAGGAAGAAGGATTACTCACCATTGCTG GTTTCACGGCATTAATGAAGTCGTTTGGCATCGCCATTGAAGAACATAGCACTGTATTTCAAGATATGAATCAGCCTTTAACTTCATATTACATTGCATCGTCTCATAACAC atATTTGAAAGGAAACCAACTTACTAGTAAGAGCAGCGTACAGGCGTACATCAATGCATTAGAGCAAGGCTGTCGCTGCGTTGAAC TGGATCTATGGGATGGACCGGCCGGAGATCCAGTTATCTACCACGGACGCACTCTAACGTCTGAGTTAAAACTGATCGATGTACTAAATGAAGCAGTAAAGCCATACGCTTTTAAAACATCGCCGTACCCTCTGATCCTGTCACTGGAATGCCATCTTTCAAACAAACAGACAAAGAGATTAGCTTTCTTGCTTAAGGACGTTCTCGGAG ATATGCTGTATACCACGCCTGTTGATGATTCAATGAAAATACTTCCTTCTCCTGaagcattgaaaaataaaatcattattaAGGCGAAAAAACCATCTGGAACAAGTGACTGTGAACCTGAAGAAAATTATAGCAGCGATGACGATGATGAGAGAAATTCGAGTGACAACGACAACTCGGATGATGCACCTTTTCAGACAAAACCACCAAACAAAACTGTTTCAGTTACAACTTCAGCAACTGATCTTGTGCAAAAATATGGGGCAGAGCAAAGCTATTCATCGAATACCGCACACATTTCCGAAGACATCCCAGTCACTGatggaacaaaagaaattgaaatgccGAGTCAAATAATGGGGCATGCCTTGTCAAATACTAGAAAAGAATCATATCAAGATTTAGTTGAAACAAGGGACACT GAGGAGAGTTCCTGCCTTTCAGATCTTATAAACATTTGCGAAGGGAAAAAATTTTCTGGTTTTCATCAAAATCTAACAACTA GCCGATGCTACCATGTTTCGTCgctttcagaaaaaaaagccaaaaagctGATTCGTGGCGAGAGATCGGCTGTTATACAGCATACTAATAATCAGCTGGTGAGAATTTACCCGAAAGGTTCAAGAACTGACTCGAGCAACTATGATCCTGCGCAGTTTTGGAGTTCGGGCTGTCAAATTG TTGCCCTGAATTACCAAACCGGtggactttttaaaactatcAACAACGAATTTTTCCAGTTCAACGGAAACTGTGGATATGTACTTAAACCAGCCATTCTACGTAACCCAGAAACAACTGAAACTTCCGGAGCAGCTGAAGT CAGGCGAAATAAAATTGTTCGCCTTCAAATCATAACGGGGCAAAATCTTcctaaaactgaaaaaaacgTTATTGATCCCTATGTTACAATTCAAATTATGGGTCATCCTGCGGACCAATATAAGTTTAAAACTAAACGTGTAGAAAACAATG GTTTTAATCCTTGCTGGAAGGAGACGGCTGAGTTTCGATTAACTGTACCAGAATTGGATATACTCGTTATCGCGGTAATGGACAAAGACACAATGACGGATAATGATTTAGTTGGTGTCGGAGTCTTTCCGGTAAAAAGTTTGAAATCag GATATGGACATATTTGTCTAATGTGTCCGGAAGGAAATATTATGCCGTGCGCAACCTTATTCGTCCATGTATCGATTCACGAAGAAACACCTGTGAAATAA
- the LOC130701047 gene encoding E3 ubiquitin-protein ligase RNF25-like, which produces MNDGNTHNESDQSVVEEIEALKAILFSELDVTYTQSGRPLELQHTLYPSTADDANQHYVCLTLVMKFPPDYPDQQPIIALKNPRGLGDDFLANALKLCNEKCAHFSGSPVIYEIIELLRECLTNSNRPTGHCTICLFHFHSDDVFTYTQCYHHFHSHCLARFCESLQMQWKEEDDQEAVNNPRGSNWKEKKLKQFTCPVCREIINVELAVLKLAPPPHEVENFQENFPRDSKYTAWRKEMDKEYQRQKIRGGIIDKDMEDSRFLVVTENTSMMPSSIPVAHSIPAEEESQSQNQPHIKATPMQASATMKLPVASKPEWSRSHQRRPPRGKWLRSSEKNMEERPMSAQNVARPSNPPNRQMSTEKHNSRTRLRAEEPTHPTTAHSSETPPSRQAHIRPPPGFAPR; this is translated from the exons ATGAATGATGGAAATACTCATAATGAATCTGATCAAAG TGTGGTGGAGGAAATTGAAGCTTTGAAAGCCATATTATTTTCTGAATTGGATGTCACGTACACACAAAG tGGAAGGCCCCTGGAGCTTCAACATACATTATACCCATCTACAGCTGATGATGCCAATCAGCATTATGTATGTCTGACACTAGTCATGAAATTTCCACCAGATTATCCTGACCAACAACCAATAATAGCCTTGAAAAATCCCCGAGGCCTTGGAGATGATTTTTTGGCCAATGCTCTTAAATTATGCAATGAAAAATGTGCCCATTTTTCTGGAAGCCCTGTTATTTATGAAATCATTGAG ttactTCGTGAATGTCTCACGAATAGCAATAGACCAACTGGGCATTGCACTATTTGCTTGTTTCACTTTCACTCGGATGATGTGTTCACCTATACTCAATGCTATCACCATTTCCATTCACATTGCCTGGCTCGTTTCTGTGAAAGTCTCCAAATGCAATGGAAAGAGGAAGATGACCAAGAAGCTGTCAACAACCCCAGGGGCTCCAActggaaagagaagaaactGAAACAG TTTACTTGCCCAGTGTGCCGTGAAATTATTAATGTCGAGTTAGCTGTGCTCAAACTAGCACCGCCTCCACATGAAGTTGAAAATTTCCAAGAAAATTTCCCGAGGGATTCCAAGTATACTGcatggagaaaagaaatggataaAGAATAccaaagacaaaaaattaGAGGAGGCATCATAGATAAAGATATGGAGGACAGTCGATTCCTAGTTGTCACAGAAAATACTTCTATGATGCCCTCATCAATACCTGTGGCTCATTCAATTCCAGCGGAGGAAGAATCACAATCACAGAATCAACCACACATCAAGGCAACTCCAATGCAAGCTTCAGCAACAATGAAACTTCCAGTAGCGAGTAAACCCGAGTGGTCTCGTTCGCATCAGCGGAGACCTCCGCGAGGAAAATGGCTTCGTTCGTCtgaaaaaaacatggaagaaCGTCCAATGTCTGCTCAAAATGTCGCACGCCCATCGAATCCTCCGAACCGGCAAATGTCGACAGAAAAGCACAATTCCCGAACTCGACTTCGTGCCGAAGAGCCGACTCATCCCACCACGGCTCATTCTAGTGAGACCCCTCCTTCGCGTCAAGCTCATATTCGTCCACCTCCCGGCTTCGCACCCAG ATGA
- the LOC130701056 gene encoding proteasome subunit beta type-5-like, translated as MALFELSGINSRANFKTTEDGNLNDEVHSLNIFGNPTQLALPPLGCPNHKNLVDEHGREMKINYDHGTTTLGFKYQGGIVLAVDSRATGGQYIGSGSVKKIIEINDFLLGTMAGGAADCTYWERVLSKQCRLYELRNKERISVAAASKLLVNMVYNYKGMGLSMGVMIAGWDKKGPGLYYVDNDGTRTPGQVFSVGSGSLYAYGVLDSGYRHDLEDEEAYELGRRAIYHATYRDASSGGIIRVYHIKSTGWVKISEQDCTELHYQYEEAERGSK; from the exons ATGGCTCTCTTTGAACTTAGTGGCATTAATTCTCGTGCTAACTTTAAAACTACTGAAGATGGTAATTTAAACGACGAAGTGCATTCCCTAAATATTTTTGGGAATCCTACTCAACTAGCCTTGCCGCCACTGGGTTGC CCCAATCACAAGAACCTTGTTGACGAGCATGgcagagaaatgaaaataaattatgaCCATGGTACCACAACATTGGGCTTCAAATACCAAGGGGGAATTGTTCTTGCTGTAGATTCAAGAGCTACTGGAGGACAGTACATTG GATCTggatctgtaaaaaaaatcattgaaatcAATGACTTTTTACTTGGGACTATGGCTGGTGGAGCTGCCGATTGTACCTATTGGGAACGTGTTCTTTCAAAGCAGTGCAGATTGTATGAGTTGCGTAATAAGGAACGCATCTCTGTTGCTGCTGCATCCAAACTGCTTGTGAATATGGTGTATAATTACAAAGGCATGGGGCTTAGTATGGGAGTAATGATTGCTGGTTGGGACAAGAAG GGCCCTGGTTTGTATTATGTTGATAATGATGGTACTAGAACCCCAGGACAGGTCTTTTCTGTAGGATCTGGATCCCTATATGCGTATGGTGTCCTTGACTCTGGCTACAGGCATGATCTTGAAGATGAAGAAGCGTACGAACTCGGACGTAGGGCTATCTATCATGCAACATATCGTGACGCAAGCAGCGGTGGTATTATTCGAG TCTATCATATTAAAAGTACTGGATGGGTCAAGATTTCTGAACAAGATTGCACAGAGCTTCATTACCAGTATGAAGAAGCTGAGCGTGGCTCTAAATAA